A single Thiohalobacter thiocyanaticus DNA region contains:
- a CDS encoding DUF2779 domain-containing protein, whose translation MSTTLTKSRFKIALECPRKLNYATDKNYANAKSEDEFLQGLAEGGHQVGALAKLMYPGGIEITTPSVEEQIKNTQKLIEQNDVILYEPTFRHGNLVIRVDILVKRGNLIDLIEVKAKGFNSRESSFRGKNNPIKSEWRPYLYDVAYQLLVLERAHPEWTVTPHLMLLDTSVKSSIDGLGSSLTVTRDRGRLNVSIRDGFDISMQQPSLLRQHDVTDEVGILRSNPVETPAGEMDFVNLVDWLGDKLEAGETFPPYIGKQCKSCEFYCEPEQITLDNISGWAACMEEAYTPLKATWSRSDSVFGLYQFRKVDDLIANNILLMKDVDETQLTIKEKPGEISTSDRHLLQIMEARGEGDQIHLEMDTLRQVFGDWEYPLHFIDFETSRPALPFHSGCRPNDMILFQFSHHQLDADGQLRHANECLIATPGTWPNSSVVRALRDAVGNSGTVVHWWDHERTVLKEVKQQCIDRNEPDKDILCEFIDSLVNSESGRLADLGRLVSRTVFIKGTNGRSSIKKVLPAILAMSDSLEEHYGQPIYGTEAMPSLNYSPGWTWLREESGEIIDPYRLLDPIFLDDEVARAIDQAEDEYTGYDKFVANGGAAIIAYAQLQNPDLNQDERQRIEAQLKRYCELDTLAMVMIYEAISKWIK comes from the coding sequence ATGAGTACGACATTGACAAAAAGCCGGTTCAAGATCGCACTGGAATGCCCCAGAAAGCTAAACTATGCCACTGATAAGAATTACGCTAACGCAAAAAGCGAGGATGAATTCCTTCAGGGACTAGCCGAAGGGGGCCATCAGGTGGGTGCGCTTGCCAAGCTGATGTATCCAGGTGGTATTGAAATTACCACCCCCTCTGTCGAGGAACAAATAAAAAATACCCAGAAACTGATCGAACAAAATGACGTCATCCTTTACGAGCCGACGTTCCGCCATGGGAATCTCGTCATCCGCGTCGATATACTGGTTAAGCGTGGCAACCTGATCGACCTGATCGAAGTGAAGGCGAAAGGTTTTAATTCCAGGGAAAGTAGCTTCCGCGGTAAAAATAATCCGATAAAGAGTGAGTGGCGCCCATACTTGTACGACGTAGCCTACCAGCTCCTGGTTCTGGAGCGGGCGCACCCGGAATGGACAGTGACGCCTCATCTCATGCTTCTGGATACATCGGTGAAATCGAGCATTGATGGCCTGGGCTCTTCCCTAACCGTAACACGGGATAGAGGCCGGCTGAACGTGAGTATAAGGGATGGGTTTGATATTTCTATGCAGCAGCCGTCTCTTCTTCGTCAGCACGATGTGACTGACGAAGTTGGAATTCTGCGATCCAACCCAGTCGAGACGCCCGCCGGTGAGATGGACTTCGTAAACTTGGTGGACTGGCTTGGCGATAAGCTCGAAGCTGGTGAAACATTCCCTCCCTATATTGGAAAGCAATGTAAAAGTTGTGAATTCTACTGTGAGCCAGAGCAAATAACCCTTGACAATATCAGTGGCTGGGCTGCCTGCATGGAGGAAGCCTACACTCCACTCAAGGCGACATGGTCAAGAAGTGACTCCGTATTCGGGCTGTATCAATTTCGCAAGGTCGATGATCTGATTGCCAATAATATATTGTTAATGAAGGATGTTGATGAGACGCAACTGACCATCAAGGAGAAACCTGGAGAAATCTCTACGAGTGACCGGCATCTCCTGCAGATCATGGAGGCGAGGGGCGAAGGCGATCAAATTCACCTTGAAATGGATACCCTTAGACAAGTGTTTGGTGACTGGGAGTATCCATTGCACTTCATCGATTTCGAGACATCCCGTCCAGCGCTTCCATTTCATTCCGGCTGTCGACCCAACGACATGATTCTTTTTCAGTTTTCGCATCATCAGCTTGATGCAGATGGCCAGCTTCGCCATGCTAATGAGTGTCTGATTGCGACGCCTGGAACCTGGCCGAATAGCTCTGTCGTACGTGCATTACGTGATGCAGTGGGGAACTCTGGCACTGTAGTTCATTGGTGGGACCATGAAAGAACCGTTCTGAAGGAAGTGAAACAACAATGCATAGATCGTAACGAGCCCGATAAGGACATTCTGTGTGAATTTATCGACTCCCTTGTGAACAGTGAATCAGGCCGCCTGGCAGATCTCGGACGGCTTGTTTCCAGAACGGTATTCATAAAGGGTACGAACGGCCGAAGCTCGATTAAGAAGGTTCTCCCTGCCATCCTGGCAATGTCTGACTCGCTAGAGGAACACTATGGGCAACCGATTTACGGCACCGAGGCAATGCCCAGCTTGAATTACTCACCCGGCTGGACCTGGCTCAGGGAAGAGAGTGGGGAAATTATCGATCCCTACCGCTTGCTCGATCCTATCTTCCTGGATGATGAGGTTGCACGAGCAATAGATCAGGCCGAAGACGAATATACAGGCTATGATAAATTCGTGGCCAATGGTGGCGCCGCCATTATTGCCTACGCCCAGCTACAGAACCCTGATCTCAACCAAGATGAACGGCAGCGGATTGAGGCTCAGCTTAAGCGCTATTGTGAGCTTGATACTTTGGCAATGGTAATGATTTACGAGGCAATATCGAAATGGATAAAATGA
- a CDS encoding sigma-54 interaction domain-containing protein, producing the protein MERVLVSWIGQHDLDAVTGNSPGPVMAAIRDAEQSGNSYNHIHLIYNYKTSQALPYLDWLSAGVDSATSISSRRFRLTSPTSYAEIYPAVSSELAKLEQKYPLAQRVVHLSPGTPAMAAVWILLVKTRFPAICIQSWQNSEGKQVVQEVELPFEIEARFSLEATRRSDKRLNRLLDSEEAADKAFARITSAGELHGAIEKSRKIAVRDVPILLLGETGTGKELFARAIHDASFRREGPFVAVNCGALPHDLTESLLFGHKKGSFTGAMQDHDGFFAQADGGTLFLDEVGELPIKVQVKLLRALQEHTFIPVGASEPRHSDFRIVAATHRELAEQVGEGSFREDLFYRLAVGVIKLPALRDRPEDFPALIETLMESINSELSDQPGYRRKKIDDDVINVIMAHDWPGNIRELRATLLRAAVWNDSATLTCHEVEDALLVLPSQSNRATLGGISQPIDLEKLMADVARHYIPLALARADGNKTRAAKLLGLRSQPVLTNKMKKYGID; encoded by the coding sequence ATGGAAAGAGTCCTTGTTAGCTGGATAGGTCAGCATGATTTGGATGCTGTCACTGGTAACTCCCCGGGGCCTGTCATGGCCGCAATTAGGGATGCCGAGCAGTCGGGTAATTCATATAATCATATCCATCTGATATATAACTATAAAACAAGCCAGGCTCTCCCGTATTTAGATTGGCTTTCGGCTGGAGTAGACAGCGCCACGAGTATATCGAGTCGACGTTTCCGGCTTACCTCCCCAACGTCATATGCCGAAATTTATCCTGCTGTTTCCAGTGAGCTTGCAAAACTGGAGCAGAAATACCCTCTGGCACAACGCGTAGTGCATCTGAGTCCTGGTACGCCTGCGATGGCAGCTGTATGGATCCTATTGGTAAAGACACGATTTCCAGCGATTTGCATACAGTCCTGGCAAAATTCCGAGGGAAAGCAGGTCGTACAGGAGGTTGAGCTTCCGTTCGAGATAGAGGCGCGATTCAGCCTTGAGGCGACTCGTCGATCTGATAAACGGCTCAACCGGCTTCTTGATAGCGAAGAGGCTGCAGACAAGGCGTTCGCGAGGATTACCAGTGCAGGAGAGCTGCATGGTGCAATTGAAAAATCCCGTAAAATCGCGGTACGCGATGTACCGATATTGCTATTGGGCGAGACCGGCACTGGTAAAGAGCTTTTTGCTCGAGCTATTCACGATGCAAGTTTTCGGCGGGAGGGGCCGTTTGTTGCTGTGAATTGTGGTGCGCTCCCGCATGACCTTACTGAATCGCTGCTGTTCGGCCACAAGAAAGGATCCTTTACCGGCGCAATGCAAGATCATGATGGATTCTTCGCTCAAGCCGATGGTGGAACACTGTTTCTGGATGAGGTTGGAGAGTTACCCATCAAAGTGCAGGTGAAACTGTTGCGAGCCCTGCAGGAACACACGTTCATACCAGTGGGCGCCTCCGAGCCGAGACATAGTGACTTTCGTATTGTTGCCGCTACGCACAGGGAATTGGCTGAACAGGTTGGGGAGGGTAGCTTCAGGGAGGATTTGTTTTATCGCCTGGCTGTCGGTGTGATCAAACTCCCTGCGCTTCGTGACCGTCCGGAGGATTTTCCAGCCCTGATCGAGACACTGATGGAGTCCATTAATTCTGAGCTTTCCGACCAGCCTGGGTATAGGCGTAAGAAAATTGATGATGATGTAATAAACGTTATCATGGCGCATGATTGGCCGGGAAATATCCGGGAACTCAGGGCGACTCTGCTCAGGGCCGCCGTCTGGAATGACAGTGCCACTCTTACCTGTCATGAAGTCGAGGATGCGTTGCTGGTATTGCCCAGCCAATCCAATCGCGCTACGCTGGGTGGAATAAGTCAACCTATTGATTTAGAGAAATTAATGGCGGATGTGGCGCGGCATTATATTCCCTTGGCCCTGGCCAGGGCTGATGGCAACAAGACCCGGGCCGCCAAGCTGCTCGGTCTCCGTAGCCAGCCGGTGCTGACGAATAAGATGAAGAAATACGGAATCGACTGA
- a CDS encoding type I restriction endonuclease subunit R → MQSINFEFIRPHRPALADLGRYAEALLYIDPGSALIRMRAMAEALTKIIHKEECLPFLPNATFYDLVKHPAFAASVDRSLIHRINFLRVNGNDAAHGAQGDIRSASQGLEIAHQLVSYMGMRYHGLSREAIAPFQDVPDPTAQLNELKQSVAHYRSALESKAEEVDQLLDQLDQERARAAAEKTSESHQAQSRQQSHRVVDALQWNEAQTRRMMIDALLAQAGWSVNDKTQVTLEHPVEYQATGSGTGYADYVLWGGNGKPLAVVEAKRTSEEGLQKGREQARMYADGLERMTGQRPVIFYSNGYETFIWDDQLYNSYRPVYGFYSRDSLKYLLYQRHYRQPDLEQHNPDVNIAGRPYQIEAVKAVASRFQQQRRKALLVQATGTGKTRVAIAISELLTRSGWAKRILFLCDRKELRRQADDAFKTYLPSEPRCVIGERNQIDTEARIYVATYPGMMNRFHQLDVGFFDLIIADESHRSIYNKYRDLFEYFDALQIGLTATPVKFVARNTYDLFECEDQDPTFNFSLEDAVNNDPPYLAPFRVKDLTTEFLRDGIHYTELSDEQKRQLEEDLGEEKAEITSIAGKDIGKKIFSVETDRIILENLMQNGIKDATGSLVGKTIIFAQSQKHAEHLEKLFSKLYPQYGARVCKVIHNKIPRAEALIDEFKQADNDFRIAISVDMLDTGIDVPEVVNLVFAKPVRSLVKFWQMIGRGTRLCENLFGPGEHKSEFLIFDHYSNFTYFDEEYQEADEQQGKSLLQHLFETRLRLAQAALRQNHREAFDLATALIRQDLNDLPEKSIAVRRELRTVHELQQTDTIERMDADTQHRLAEVIAP, encoded by the coding sequence ATGCAATCGATCAACTTCGAATTTATCCGGCCGCACCGGCCCGCACTGGCCGATCTGGGCAGGTATGCGGAGGCTCTGCTGTATATCGACCCCGGCAGCGCGCTGATCCGGATGCGTGCCATGGCCGAGGCCTTAACCAAGATCATCCATAAGGAAGAGTGTCTCCCCTTTTTGCCGAACGCGACCTTCTATGATCTTGTCAAACACCCAGCTTTTGCGGCCTCTGTCGATAGGTCGCTGATTCATAGGATTAATTTTCTCCGTGTGAACGGTAATGATGCGGCGCACGGTGCTCAGGGGGATATACGGAGCGCCAGTCAGGGGTTGGAGATCGCACATCAGCTCGTCTCCTATATGGGCATGCGTTATCACGGTCTCAGTCGGGAAGCCATCGCGCCCTTCCAGGATGTCCCCGACCCAACAGCGCAGCTGAATGAGCTCAAGCAATCGGTTGCCCATTACAGGTCTGCCCTTGAAAGTAAGGCGGAGGAGGTGGATCAACTGCTTGATCAACTCGATCAGGAACGTGCCAGGGCGGCCGCCGAGAAGACGAGTGAGTCCCACCAGGCGCAGTCACGCCAGCAGAGTCACCGGGTCGTCGATGCCCTACAATGGAATGAAGCGCAGACCCGACGCATGATGATCGATGCCCTGTTGGCGCAGGCCGGCTGGTCGGTCAACGACAAGACGCAGGTGACACTCGAGCATCCGGTCGAATATCAGGCGACGGGCAGTGGTACCGGCTATGCGGACTACGTCCTGTGGGGCGGCAATGGCAAGCCGCTTGCGGTGGTCGAAGCCAAGCGTACCAGTGAGGAGGGCCTGCAGAAGGGCAGGGAACAGGCGCGCATGTACGCCGATGGCCTGGAGCGAATGACAGGCCAGCGCCCGGTTATTTTCTACTCAAACGGCTACGAGACCTTTATCTGGGACGACCAGCTGTACAACAGCTACCGCCCTGTCTACGGCTTTTACAGCCGCGACAGTCTCAAGTATCTCTTGTACCAGCGTCATTACCGCCAGCCGGATCTGGAGCAGCACAACCCGGATGTGAATATTGCGGGTCGCCCCTACCAGATCGAGGCGGTCAAGGCAGTTGCCAGTCGTTTCCAGCAACAGCGTCGCAAGGCGTTGCTCGTGCAGGCAACAGGGACGGGCAAGACCCGTGTGGCCATCGCCATCAGCGAACTGCTCACGCGCAGTGGCTGGGCCAAACGCATTCTGTTTCTGTGTGACCGCAAGGAATTGCGGCGTCAGGCGGATGATGCCTTCAAGACCTATCTGCCCTCTGAGCCGCGCTGTGTAATCGGCGAGCGCAACCAAATCGACACCGAGGCGCGCATCTACGTTGCCACCTACCCCGGCATGATGAATCGCTTTCATCAGCTCGACGTTGGTTTTTTCGATCTCATTATCGCGGATGAGTCCCATCGCTCGATCTACAACAAATACCGCGATCTGTTTGAATATTTCGATGCACTGCAGATCGGCCTCACGGCCACCCCTGTGAAATTCGTTGCGCGCAATACCTATGATCTCTTCGAATGCGAGGATCAGGATCCCACGTTCAATTTCAGTCTGGAAGACGCGGTCAACAATGATCCGCCTTATCTGGCGCCGTTCCGGGTCAAGGATCTGACCACCGAGTTTCTACGAGACGGCATTCACTACACTGAACTCAGTGACGAGCAGAAGCGCCAGCTGGAGGAAGATCTGGGCGAGGAAAAGGCGGAGATCACCAGTATCGCCGGCAAGGATATCGGCAAGAAGATCTTCAGTGTCGAGACCGACCGCATTATTCTCGAAAACCTGATGCAGAACGGCATCAAGGACGCCACCGGCTCACTGGTCGGGAAGACCATCATATTCGCCCAGAGCCAGAAACATGCAGAGCACCTCGAAAAACTCTTTTCGAAGCTGTATCCCCAGTACGGCGCCCGTGTCTGCAAGGTGATCCATAACAAGATCCCCCGCGCGGAAGCCTTGATCGATGAATTCAAGCAGGCGGATAATGATTTCCGTATCGCGATCTCGGTCGATATGCTGGATACCGGTATCGATGTTCCCGAGGTCGTCAACCTCGTCTTTGCCAAACCGGTTCGGTCGCTGGTCAAATTCTGGCAGATGATCGGCCGCGGCACGCGTTTGTGCGAGAATCTCTTCGGGCCGGGCGAGCACAAGTCCGAATTCCTGATTTTCGATCACTATTCCAATTTCACCTACTTCGATGAGGAGTATCAGGAGGCCGACGAGCAGCAGGGCAAATCTCTGCTCCAGCACCTGTTCGAAACACGACTGCGCCTGGCGCAGGCCGCGCTCAGGCAGAATCATCGAGAAGCCTTCGATCTGGCCACAGCACTCATCCGCCAGGATCTGAACGATCTGCCCGAGAAGAGCATTGCGGTGCGCCGCGAACTGCGTACCGTCCACGAATTGCAGCAGACCGATACCATCGAGCGCATGGATGCCGATACCCAGCACCGCCTGGCCGAGGTTATTGCCCCCTGA
- a CDS encoding type I restriction-modification enzyme R subunit C-terminal domain-containing protein yields the protein MLRDKDAIAFDRLVADLEVCFTESASCFDDLKQLLLDEVSKLAVNIQAVRQKDAVIDRLRSAAFWQGVSLEDLEWVRNELRGIMKYRQRAGVSSSGIDTTRVRDGAEIREQERPQYLGSQSEALQYRRRLKTILSDMIANNPVLQKIRRNESVQPEELDQLTSSILTQHPGVDLGILNDFYGRTASGLQATIRELIGMDPAAVEAHFTRFLHAHPRLTHLQVQFLNLLKGYISDNGSITIDKLYEQPFTSVSNEGLDGVFSESDIEDLIEVLKPFVRPESAHSPAMPNDQ from the coding sequence GTGTTGCGTGACAAGGATGCCATAGCGTTCGATCGGCTGGTTGCCGATCTCGAAGTCTGTTTTACCGAATCGGCCAGTTGCTTCGACGACCTCAAACAGCTGCTACTCGACGAAGTCAGCAAGCTCGCCGTGAACATCCAGGCCGTGCGTCAGAAGGATGCCGTGATCGACCGGCTCCGCAGTGCAGCATTCTGGCAGGGCGTCAGCCTTGAGGATCTAGAATGGGTACGGAATGAGTTGCGCGGCATCATGAAGTACCGCCAGCGCGCGGGCGTGAGTTCCTCCGGTATCGACACCACCCGGGTGCGGGACGGCGCCGAAATCCGGGAGCAGGAGCGTCCTCAATACCTGGGGTCGCAATCCGAGGCCCTGCAGTACCGGCGCCGGCTCAAAACGATCCTGAGCGATATGATCGCCAACAACCCCGTACTGCAGAAAATCCGCCGCAACGAGTCGGTACAGCCGGAAGAGCTGGATCAACTGACCTCCAGTATCCTCACCCAGCATCCGGGGGTGGACCTGGGGATACTCAATGATTTCTATGGCCGCACAGCCAGCGGGCTACAGGCCACCATCCGCGAGCTGATCGGGATGGATCCGGCGGCGGTGGAGGCGCATTTCACCCGCTTCCTTCATGCGCATCCCAGGCTGACCCACCTCCAGGTCCAGTTCCTCAATCTGCTCAAGGGGTACATCAGCGACAATGGTTCGATTACCATCGACAAGCTGTATGAGCAGCCCTTCACCAGCGTCTCCAATGAGGGCCTGGATGGGGTATTCTCCGAATCGGATATCGAAGACCTGATCGAGGTATTGAAACCCTTCGTCAGGCCGGAGTCCGCCCACAGCCCGGCAATGCCGAACGATCAGTAA
- the rmuC gene encoding DNA recombination protein RmuC has translation MPIETFAFAAVALLIGAVLGYLVSRSRAARTETALDARLRAAEEGLSAQTTANTELEIALNSLRTEHALTAQQRDAAQQSANQRDAELKALTERHESARTRLSELEQALARAESGVKAEQSNVTQRNEQIAQLRQELEQARKAREAVEADRSKAREELATLRTSLDEKQAAFDKQLAQFDEQKQALKQEFQNLANEILEAKGKAFKEQSQASLDSMLKPFRDQIEGFRKRVEEVHTNQTQSQASLRTELTKLHELNRRITDEAANLTKALKGDKKLQGSWGEIQVEMILDRSGLQKGTEYEREANFKDEEHKNWRPDFIVHLPEGKHVIIDSKVSLVAYNDYVAAETDEEREGFLKQHVQSVRKHISDLSARDYPKLKGLNSPDFVFMFMPVEPAFVAAFQYDPELFNSAFEKRIVVVTPTTLLASLRTIANLWSIERQNQNARTLADQASKVYDKLRIFVDKMDRLGNQLATAQKTYDDANNTLTGSRSLSSSVQKFVDLGVRVKKELPATVVETALLDDDDLKAIAQPGDDEPDTESETQPETQQSDSEDA, from the coding sequence ATGCCCATCGAAACCTTTGCCTTTGCCGCTGTTGCCCTGCTGATCGGGGCCGTGCTCGGTTATCTCGTCAGCCGCAGCCGCGCGGCCCGCACCGAGACCGCCCTCGATGCCCGCTTGCGGGCGGCTGAAGAGGGTCTGTCGGCCCAAACGACTGCGAACACCGAACTCGAGATTGCCCTTAATAGCCTGCGTACCGAGCATGCCCTGACCGCCCAGCAGCGCGATGCCGCGCAGCAAAGCGCCAACCAGCGAGACGCGGAACTCAAGGCGCTGACGGAAAGGCATGAGTCAGCCCGTACCCGCCTGTCCGAGCTGGAGCAGGCGCTTGCCCGGGCCGAGTCCGGCGTCAAGGCCGAGCAGAGCAACGTCACCCAGCGCAATGAGCAGATCGCCCAGCTCAGGCAGGAGCTCGAGCAGGCGCGCAAGGCCAGGGAGGCCGTCGAGGCCGATCGCAGCAAGGCCCGGGAGGAGCTCGCTACCCTCAGGACCAGCCTCGATGAGAAGCAGGCCGCCTTCGACAAGCAGCTCGCCCAGTTCGACGAGCAGAAGCAAGCGCTCAAGCAGGAGTTCCAGAACCTCGCCAACGAGATTCTCGAGGCCAAGGGCAAGGCATTCAAGGAGCAGAGTCAGGCATCGCTCGACTCCATGCTCAAGCCCTTCCGGGATCAGATCGAGGGCTTCCGCAAGCGGGTCGAGGAGGTGCACACCAACCAGACCCAGAGCCAGGCATCGCTGCGCACCGAGCTGACCAAGCTGCACGAACTCAACCGCCGCATCACCGACGAGGCCGCCAATCTCACCAAGGCCCTGAAGGGCGACAAGAAGCTGCAGGGCAGCTGGGGCGAAATCCAGGTGGAGATGATCCTCGACCGCTCCGGCTTGCAGAAGGGCACCGAGTACGAGCGCGAGGCCAACTTCAAGGACGAGGAGCACAAGAACTGGCGGCCCGATTTCATCGTCCACCTGCCTGAGGGCAAGCATGTCATCATCGACTCCAAGGTCTCCCTGGTGGCCTACAACGACTATGTGGCCGCGGAGACGGACGAGGAGCGCGAAGGCTTCCTCAAGCAGCATGTGCAGTCTGTGCGCAAGCACATCAGCGACCTGAGCGCGCGCGACTACCCCAAGCTCAAGGGGCTCAACTCGCCGGACTTCGTCTTCATGTTCATGCCGGTGGAGCCGGCCTTCGTCGCCGCCTTCCAGTACGACCCGGAGCTGTTCAATTCGGCATTCGAGAAGCGCATCGTGGTGGTCACGCCCACCACCCTGCTGGCCTCATTGCGCACCATCGCCAATCTCTGGTCCATCGAGCGTCAGAATCAGAATGCCCGCACCCTGGCGGACCAGGCCAGCAAGGTCTACGACAAGCTGCGCATCTTTGTGGACAAGATGGATCGGCTGGGCAACCAGCTCGCCACCGCGCAGAAGACCTACGACGACGCCAACAACACGCTCACCGGCTCGCGCAGCCTGAGCTCTTCGGTACAGAAGTTCGTGGACCTCGGCGTGCGCGTGAAGAAGGAGCTCCCGGCCACGGTCGTGGAAACCGCGCTGCTCGATGACGACGACCTCAAGGCCATCGCGCAGCCCGGCGATGACGAGCCGGACACTGAGTCTGAAACCCAGCCCGAAACCCAGCAGTCCGACAGCGAGGACGCCTGA
- a CDS encoding type I restriction-modification system subunit M, with protein sequence MLTGTLRNDIDKLWEKFWTGGITNPLTVIEQISYLMFARLLDMQEQASERKAARTKKPFERLFPDTKEGQLLRWQNFKNLPGTEMRAHLRDKVYPHFGTIHMGQSDVAEFMADAEMEIKSESLLVAAVEMVDKLPLGQTDIKGDIYEYLLSKLTTAGINGQFRTPRHIIDLMVAMVGPQPEDTVCDPACGTAGFLARTMEYLMRRYSSEQGTFQDEEGNTHYTGDLLEPYRQHIANDMFWGFDFDTTMLRVSAMNMLLHGVAAPNIHYQDSLNKSIKEHWPDKEQDAFDVVLANPPFKGAIDATSTNPDLLKIVKTKKTELLFIAHILRMLKLGGRSATIVPDGVLFGSSNAHQQLRKTLIEDNQLEGIVSLPSGVFKPYAGVSTAILIFTKGGSTDQVWFYDLTADGRSLDDKRTPLVPEDRFGPMPAAKLSEEEREKNNLPDCLDQWLEYRELRLKNKGADKYADRTRKAFVVPAEEIAANKYDLSINRYKEVVYEEEEYEPPKEILARMKTLEEEIMREMDELEAML encoded by the coding sequence ATGCTCACCGGTACCCTGAGAAACGACATCGACAAGCTCTGGGAGAAGTTCTGGACCGGGGGGATCACCAACCCCCTCACGGTCATCGAGCAGATCTCCTACCTCATGTTCGCCCGCCTGCTCGACATGCAGGAGCAGGCCAGCGAGCGTAAGGCCGCCCGCACCAAAAAACCGTTCGAGCGGCTGTTTCCGGACACGAAGGAGGGCCAGCTACTGCGCTGGCAGAACTTCAAGAACCTGCCCGGCACCGAGATGCGCGCCCATCTGCGGGACAAGGTCTATCCGCACTTCGGCACCATTCATATGGGGCAGAGCGACGTGGCCGAATTCATGGCCGACGCGGAAATGGAGATCAAGAGCGAGTCCCTGCTGGTCGCCGCCGTGGAGATGGTGGACAAGCTCCCCCTCGGCCAGACCGACATCAAGGGGGATATCTACGAGTACCTGCTCTCCAAGCTCACCACCGCCGGCATCAACGGCCAGTTCCGCACCCCGCGCCACATCATCGACCTGATGGTCGCCATGGTCGGCCCGCAGCCGGAAGACACGGTCTGCGACCCGGCCTGCGGCACCGCCGGCTTCCTCGCCCGGACCATGGAATACCTGATGCGCAGATATTCGAGCGAGCAGGGCACCTTCCAGGACGAGGAGGGCAACACCCACTACACCGGCGATCTGCTCGAGCCCTACCGCCAGCACATCGCCAACGACATGTTCTGGGGCTTCGATTTCGACACCACCATGCTGCGCGTCTCCGCAATGAACATGCTGCTGCACGGCGTCGCCGCGCCCAACATCCACTACCAGGACTCCCTGAACAAGTCCATCAAGGAGCACTGGCCGGACAAGGAGCAGGACGCCTTCGACGTGGTGCTGGCCAATCCCCCGTTCAAGGGCGCCATCGACGCGACCAGCACCAACCCCGACCTGCTCAAGATCGTCAAAACCAAGAAGACCGAACTGCTGTTCATCGCCCATATTCTGCGCATGCTCAAGCTCGGGGGCCGCAGCGCCACCATCGTGCCGGACGGCGTGCTGTTCGGCTCCTCCAATGCCCACCAGCAGCTGCGCAAGACACTGATCGAGGACAACCAGCTCGAAGGCATCGTCAGCCTGCCGAGCGGCGTGTTCAAACCCTACGCCGGCGTCTCCACCGCCATCCTCATCTTCACCAAGGGTGGCAGCACCGACCAGGTCTGGTTTTACGACCTCACCGCCGACGGCCGCAGCCTGGACGACAAGCGCACCCCGCTGGTGCCCGAGGACAGATTCGGCCCCATGCCGGCCGCGAAGCTGAGCGAGGAAGAGCGGGAAAAGAACAACCTCCCGGACTGCCTCGACCAGTGGCTGGAATACCGGGAGCTGCGACTCAAAAACAAGGGTGCGGACAAATACGCCGACCGCACCCGCAAGGCGTTCGTCGTGCCCGCCGAGGAGATCGCCGCCAACAAGTACGACCTCTCCATCAACCGCTATAAGGAGGTGGTGTATGAGGAGGAGGAGTACGAGCCGCCGAAGGAGATCCTTGCGCGTATGAAGACGCTGGAGGAAGAGATTATGCGGGAGATGGATGAGTTGGAGGCGATGTTGTGA